The Etheostoma cragini isolate CJK2018 chromosome 5, CSU_Ecrag_1.0, whole genome shotgun sequence genome contains a region encoding:
- the LOC117945162 gene encoding transmembrane protein 150A-like codes for MTAWIVLPVSLSAFSITGIWIVYAMAVMNHHVCPVENWSYNVTCTEELPRPGFPKTCCTIQDIPLISKCGSFPPESCLFSLIGNVGAFMVVMVCLLRYAQVIEHSHRCWVNTSALVSGCTNALGLVMVGNFQVDHAKSLHYVGAGVAFPAGLLFVCLQCVLTYRVAVTALDYWMAHFRVALALGAMVSLVLSGIFFIHESFILQHAAAICEWVFTVDILVFYGTFTYEFGTVTSETMMTGLQQCHHHGSGVIMGARARGSILGGTTKGLKSPGGSSTSTHLNCTPESIAML; via the exons ATGACTGCCTGGATCGTCCTGCCTGTCAGCCTGTCTGCCTTCTCCATCACAGGAATATGGATAGT GTATGCCATGGCTGTGATGAATCACCATGTTTGTCCTGTGGAGAACTG GTCTTACAATGTAACATGCACAGAGGAGCTACCGCGACCAGGCTTTCCCAAGACGTGCTGCACCATCCAGGACATCCCCCTGATCAG TAAATGTGGCTCCTTCCCTCCTGAAAGCTGCCTGTTCAGCTTGATTGGCAACGTTGGAGCCTTCATGG TGGTGATGGTGTGCCTTCTGCGCTACGCCCAGGTGATCGAACACAGCCACCGATGTTGGGTCAACACCAGCGCTCTGGTGTCCGGCTGCACCAATGCTTTGGGCCTGGTCATGGTGGGCAACTTCCAG GTTGATCATGCCAAATCTCTACACTACGTGGGTGCCGGAGTGGCATTTCCAGCAGGGCTGCTGTTTGTGTGCCTGCAGTGTGTGCTCACCTACCGGGTGGCCGTGACTGCCCTTGACTACTGGATGGCCCATTTTAGAGTGGCTCTGGCCCTGGGAGCCATGGTCTCCCTCGTCCTCA GTGGCATCTTCTTCATTCACGAGAGCTTCATCCTGCAGCACGCTGCAGCCATCTGCGAGTGGGTCTTCACAGTGGACATCCTGGTTTTCTACGGCACCTTCACCTACGAGTTTGGCACCGTCACCAGCGAGACAATGATGACGGGCCTGCAGCAGTGTCACCACCACGGCTCGGGGGTTATCATGGGAGCCAGGGCCCGGGGCTCAATACTAGGTGGGACAACTAAGGGCCTCAAGTCCCCTGGGGGGAGCAGCACATCCACACATCTCAACTGTACCCCAGAGAGCATAGCCATGTTGTAG
- the rnf181 gene encoding E3 ubiquitin-protein ligase RNF181 — protein MASYFDEHNCEPTNPEEQYRQNALLELARSLMQGLDLFDSGAFDLSDWDHRLPPPAAKTSVQTLTVVIISPEQADKGLKCPVCLLEFEEQETVREMPCKHLFHSGCILPWLGKTNSCPLCRLELPTDNPEYEEFKKDKERRKQREHRLEDLHGAMYT, from the exons ATGGCATCCTACTTTGATGAGCACAACTGTGAGCCCACCAACCCCGAGGAACAGTATCGTCAGAATGCACTGCTGGAGTTGGCCAG GTCTTTAATGCAAGGCTTGGACTTATTTGACTCTGGGGCGTTTGACCTGTCCGACTGGGACCACcgtcttcctcctccagctgccAAAACGTCTGTTCAGACCCTCACCGTGGTCATCATTTCTCCAGAGCAAGCAG ACAAAGGTCTCAAGTGTCCCGTGTGTTTGCTGGAGTTCGAGGAACAAGAGACTGTTCGAGAAATGCCTTGCAAACACCTTTTCCACTCAGGATGTATACTGCCCTGGTTGGGCAAG ACCAACTCATGTCCGCTTTGCCGACTTGAATTACCAACTGACAATCCAGAGTATGAGGAGTTTAAAAAAGACAAG gagagaagaaaacagaggGAGCACAGGCTGGAAGACCTACATGGAGCCATGTACACATGA